Sequence from the Fulvivirga ligni genome:
GAAATAAATGGTCTCGTAGGTTGTACTGTATCTTTAACAGAAAGATAAAAGCCAATAGGCACGGTTATAAACATGAGCACAGTGATGATACCAAGAGACCAAAAGCCCCAGGTGGGCACCTTCAAGTTAGCTTTCATCCCAGCTGCTGCGGCAGTTATTTCAGGACTCCAGTAGGCCTTTGGTATTTTGCTCTGAGTATCCATGCATACCAACTGAGTAACTTTTTTAGGTAAGTAGAAAAAAGCCACTCTCACATCTCGCCTTATCAGTTGCAGGATCACGGTTTTCGACGGACAACTTCCATTACTAAGGATAAACTCACGCTCCTCGGCGATATACTGTTCTACTGAAATAAACATATGTTCAAATTATTTATGGAGTATAAATCACTCAAACATAGTGAGACCATCACCGGAAAAAGCCTCAAATTATAATGTGGTACTTATATGACAAGTATTAAAATGACTTCCCTAATTGATCTTTGTAAAAGAAGAATCTCAATTCTCTAAACAGAGGGTTCTGCGAAATCGATTGTCCAAATCTTAACCAAATGATTATTTAATCACATAGTTATTCACCGTTTATTTATTTAAATTCATCCTTGTCTACAGTAATCTTATATTTCTTTAAGATAGAACACAACCCACCTAGGGATTTATAGATCAGGGCTTTGATTGTAAAAAAGCAACTAAACCCTAATAATATGTTATATTCACCATTCATCAAGTCTAGATATAGCTTTCTAGTTATATTGTTAACACTGGCTTGTATTATCGTATTTACTGACCATGCCTGGTCACAGCAGTTTCCAAATAATTTTGCTGGTCAGCAGTTAGCCACAGGACTAGACCCTGTGGGCATGGATGTAGCACCCGATGGCCGTATTTTTATCGCAGAAAAAAACGGCAAGATTCAGATTATCAAAAACGGCAGCATGCTATCGACGCCTTTTGCTTCTATACCTAACGTGGATATTGAAGGAGAAAGAGGATTAATGAAGGTACTGTTAGATCCTGACTTTGATAACAATCAGTATTTATACATTTATTACACCCGTGACTTTGGCTCATACAGTAGAAACCGGATCAGCCGAATTACTGCTAATGGAGACCTCATGGAGCCTGGCAGTGAGTTACTGCTGCTTGAAATGGGCAATCTTGAATCTTCATTTTTTCACAATGGCGGTGGCTTAGCCATAAAAGATGGTCAACTCTACATTTCCACCGGAGAAAACACCATTGCCAACTACTCTCAAAGTTTAGAAAATCTAAAAGGTAAAATCCTAAGGATTAACACCGATGGCACCATCCCGACTGACAACCCTTTTTACAGCACTGCAAGCGGAAAAAACAGGGCCATTTGGGCTTTAGGTTTTCGTAATCCATTTAGGTTGAATTCACAGCCAGGTACAGGTGTGCTTATAGCTACCGATGTTGGAGCAGGCTCATGGGAAGAGATAAATGAGATAGAGAAAGGAAAAAATTACGGCTGGCCATTGATAGAAGGCAAGAGAAGCGGCGGACAATCCGCTCCTGAGAACTACCAAGATCCTCTATATGCCTATGATCATAGTCAGGGCTGCTCTATAACGGCTGGCAGTTTTTACAATCCTATTACAGCAAAATTTCCCACCTCCTATATTGGCAAATTTTTCTTTGGAGACTATTGCAACGACTGGATTAGAACCTTTGACCCAGCCACAGGAGCCGTAGCTAATTTCGCCACTAATGTTAATCGCCCTTTAGATTTGGCCGTAAGCGATGAAGGTGATTTATACTTCATTTCACGCGGAGAAGGAGGCAATTCCTCGAGTACAGGTGGAACTGTATGGCGAGTAAACTATACCGGCAATGGCGCACCTGTAATAGCAATACAACCGCAGAGTCAAACCATTTCTAATGGACAGAGTGTCACTTTTGAAGTGCAGGCGTCAGGTAATCCCACGCCATCTTTTCAATGGAGGCGGAACGGGGTAAACATTCCAGGAGCTACCGCATACAACTACACCTTAACAGAACCTACCCTGTCTGATAATGGCGCTAATTTTAGTGTGGTAGTAAGTAATTTAGCAGGATCTGTGACCAGTAATTCAGCTACATTAACTGTATTAGATAACGATTTGCCGGTGGCCACTATTAACACACCAACCATGGGCACAACCTATAATGCCGGTGACGTCATCACCTACAGCGGCAGTGCCACCGATACGGAAGACGGAAACCTCCCGGCAAGCGCCTTCACCTGGAGAATCGATCTGTTCCATTTTGATGACCCTCAGCATAGTCACCCAGCCATGGACCCTACCTCGGGCTTTACATCGGGAACTTTCACTGTCCCTACAGAAATGGAGACATCTCCCAATGTACTTTTCAGAATATTCCTGACCGTGGTTGATTCAGATGGCGCCTCGCATACGGTATCGAGAGACATTACTCCTATACTATCCGAGATTACTCTCACCACCAACCCTGCCGGACTCAATCTGAAGCTTGATGGTAAAGTGGTGACCACACCCTATACCTTTACCGGAGCCAGTGGTGTGAGCCGTGAAATTGAAGCAGTGACACCACAATCGCTTAATGGTCAGTCATATATATTCTCTTCATGGTCAGATAACGGAGCTCGTACACACACTATTGCTACACCTGCAACGGCTACTACCTTTACTGCGAATTTCACCGAAGGCTCCAGCGGCATAGTAGATGGTGGCATCTATGAAATGCAGCCACAACATAACACAAATCTCAGGCTCACTGTAAGAAATGGCTCTACGGCCAATAGTGCTCTGGTGGATGGTGTCGCTTCTAATGGCAGCACCAGTCAACAATGGAAGTTTATTGCGGCAGGCAACGGCTTGTATGAAGTAGAACCGCAACATTCCCTGGGTAAGCGATTAGACCTTGCCGGATCAAGCACGGCCAACAATGCTGAAATTCACAGCTATCAGCGTAATGGCAACAACAATCAACTGTGGACGGTAATAGATTTAGGTAATGAAATCTACCAATTTGAACCGCTCCCCGCACTAGGCAAAAGGTTGGACATTGAAAATGTTAATGGTGTGCCCCGGGCGTTAAGCAGAACCGAAGATGGCGGACAAAGCCAGAGATGGAAATTACTGCCTGTATCGATTCCCACTTGTGACATTATACCCTATTCACAAGTTAATGGAGCTGCATGGACTGGCGCGAGCAGCGTAACGCTCGAAGTAGGTGATGCGGTAAAGTTTGGCCCACAATCAGCGGAATTTGGAGTAAATGGTAATAATTGGTCATGGACAGGACCTAATAATTACACTGCCAACGGTCGGGAAACTCTCATTTCGAATGTTCAGGGCAACAATGCAGGAACATACACTGTCACGAATGTAGATGCTAACGGCTGTACAGCCACCTATGACTTCATAGTAATAGTAAACCTGCCGGTGAATATCAGTATTGAGGCTGTGGAAGCCGAGCAGACCGGAAATGTGGCTACTAATCTACTGGATGGCAATACGGATGACGCCTCCAGATGGAGCGCAAACGGCATTCCTAAGTGGGTAATTTTCGATTTAGGAGTAACCGCATCAATTACCGGCGTAAAAATATGGACCTACCAGGACCGTGCTTACCAGTATACTGTGGAGGTATCTGATTCTCCTGCCAGCGGATTTTCTGTAGTTTCAGATCAGACTGGTAACACCAATAATGCACAGCCACTTACCACTAACTTTTCTGCAATAGGAAGGTACGTTAGACTAACAGTTACAGGAGCATCCGGATATTCTGGATCATGGGTGAGTCTTACGGAAGTAGAGATTGAAACCGCAAACTCGGCTAACATTCAGCATAACCATGCACGACTCTTAAGTGATGATGATTTGGAGCACAATTTAACTGTTTATCCTAACCCGGTAGATGAAGCCATAAACATCAGCATAAAGGGCATTGAAAAGGCAAATGTACTCATTTATAACAATGAAGGTCAGCTGCTTATGAGTGAAGAGTATTCAGGTGGCACTTTAAATATTAGCACTAAAGAAACGCTTTCTAAAGGACTCTACTTATTGAAAATCATTTCTGATGATGGCACAACACAGAGCAGAAAGTTAATCATAGAATAACCAGATAATCATATCCATCCGATGGCTTTGAGTCATCGGATGGATTAATATTTTAAGTGGTTAATACCAGAGGACAATGATCTGATACTTCCGGATCAAAGACTACCTGAAAATCTGCTACATTAACATTATCATTTACCAGTAAATAATCCGCATAACGGCTCTCTTTTTTGTAATATGAATTACGTGTTCCTTTAGAAGTCATTGTTGTAACTAACTCCTTGAGACCCGCCTCTTTTAGAATCTTAAGCGTCTCACTATCAGGCTCTACATTAAAATCTCCACAAAATATTAGGGGAGCATCTTTTTCAGCCAAAGTGTTGATGAGAGTAAGAAACTTTCTAGCTTGTGCTTCCCTTTCCGGGGTGTCCATTTTTCCTTTCAAATCTCTTAGCCCATGCATATGGGCAATGACCATTGGCGTATTACTGTCATAATCGTAAATTTTAATAGCATGTGCGCTTCGTGAGCGAGGGTGATCACCATAGTCAAATGGAGAATACGATTTGTGCACAAACCCCTGGAGCTGCTCTATAATTGGAAACCTCTTTTTTACAAAGGTGGCCAGCCCCCATTGAGAAGGAATTTCAGTTTGATCATCCCAAAGCACCCCTTGAGCAGCCGGACAGAATATGCCAATATGATCGGATAACACATTTTGCACGTCTCGAAATAAATTGGCCCTTTGTGGCAAAACATGGTCGCCATCCTTGTAGGTAAGCATGTCAGCCTCTGAAGCAGGTGTATGTATAACTTCCTGCAAACAGAGCACATCTGGATCCGCCTCCTTCAAATAAGATATTAATTGATCATAGAGCGTTCCGCCCCAGCCGTTGAGACACATAATTTTCATTTCTGTGTGATGTTTTTTGTTTGAATAGCACAGTTTATCAATAGGTGGCATGGAGCCATCGTTTGGTTGGGCTATTAGAATAAGATTTAATTTATAAGGCAGCCTTTTTCGGCGTAACTACGGCTAGATTATTGATAATTTTCCATTCATTATCTGCATCCAGAACCAGGGAATTATAGGAAATAAAGTTATTCTCAGAGCTTTCGATCTTAAGTTTTACACTTGCAATTTTATCACTTTGATCAAGCTGCAAAATCTCCATTTCTCGAGGCAAACCACCAAAGACACCTTTTTCGATATTATCTAAATATTGACTTTTATCTATAATCGTAACGCCAGATGTACCCATAAACCCGTTATTGGTAACTCGGAAATCCTTGTGAAGCACCCGGTCCAGAAGCGTGGTGTCACTGTTGTCACCTCCCCTTACGAAATCCTTTATGGCTTGCTCTATTCTTAGTTTATCTGTCATGGTATTTGGTTTAAATCAATCAAGTGTGTTGCGGAAGTATATAATTCGATGACTAT
This genomic interval carries:
- a CDS encoding PQQ-dependent sugar dehydrogenase, with the translated sequence MLYSPFIKSRYSFLVILLTLACIIVFTDHAWSQQFPNNFAGQQLATGLDPVGMDVAPDGRIFIAEKNGKIQIIKNGSMLSTPFASIPNVDIEGERGLMKVLLDPDFDNNQYLYIYYTRDFGSYSRNRISRITANGDLMEPGSELLLLEMGNLESSFFHNGGGLAIKDGQLYISTGENTIANYSQSLENLKGKILRINTDGTIPTDNPFYSTASGKNRAIWALGFRNPFRLNSQPGTGVLIATDVGAGSWEEINEIEKGKNYGWPLIEGKRSGGQSAPENYQDPLYAYDHSQGCSITAGSFYNPITAKFPTSYIGKFFFGDYCNDWIRTFDPATGAVANFATNVNRPLDLAVSDEGDLYFISRGEGGNSSSTGGTVWRVNYTGNGAPVIAIQPQSQTISNGQSVTFEVQASGNPTPSFQWRRNGVNIPGATAYNYTLTEPTLSDNGANFSVVVSNLAGSVTSNSATLTVLDNDLPVATINTPTMGTTYNAGDVITYSGSATDTEDGNLPASAFTWRIDLFHFDDPQHSHPAMDPTSGFTSGTFTVPTEMETSPNVLFRIFLTVVDSDGASHTVSRDITPILSEITLTTNPAGLNLKLDGKVVTTPYTFTGASGVSREIEAVTPQSLNGQSYIFSSWSDNGARTHTIATPATATTFTANFTEGSSGIVDGGIYEMQPQHNTNLRLTVRNGSTANSALVDGVASNGSTSQQWKFIAAGNGLYEVEPQHSLGKRLDLAGSSTANNAEIHSYQRNGNNNQLWTVIDLGNEIYQFEPLPALGKRLDIENVNGVPRALSRTEDGGQSQRWKLLPVSIPTCDIIPYSQVNGAAWTGASSVTLEVGDAVKFGPQSAEFGVNGNNWSWTGPNNYTANGRETLISNVQGNNAGTYTVTNVDANGCTATYDFIVIVNLPVNISIEAVEAEQTGNVATNLLDGNTDDASRWSANGIPKWVIFDLGVTASITGVKIWTYQDRAYQYTVEVSDSPASGFSVVSDQTGNTNNAQPLTTNFSAIGRYVRLTVTGASGYSGSWVSLTEVEIETANSANIQHNHARLLSDDDLEHNLTVYPNPVDEAINISIKGIEKANVLIYNNEGQLLMSEEYSGGTLNISTKETLSKGLYLLKIISDDGTTQSRKLIIE
- a CDS encoding endonuclease/exonuclease/phosphatase family protein — encoded protein: MKIMCLNGWGGTLYDQLISYLKEADPDVLCLQEVIHTPASEADMLTYKDGDHVLPQRANLFRDVQNVLSDHIGIFCPAAQGVLWDDQTEIPSQWGLATFVKKRFPIIEQLQGFVHKSYSPFDYGDHPRSRSAHAIKIYDYDSNTPMVIAHMHGLRDLKGKMDTPEREAQARKFLTLINTLAEKDAPLIFCGDFNVEPDSETLKILKEAGLKELVTTMTSKGTRNSYYKKESRYADYLLVNDNVNVADFQVVFDPEVSDHCPLVLTT
- a CDS encoding nuclear transport factor 2 family protein, encoding MTDKLRIEQAIKDFVRGGDNSDTTLLDRVLHKDFRVTNNGFMGTSGVTIIDKSQYLDNIEKGVFGGLPREMEILQLDQSDKIASVKLKIESSENNFISYNSLVLDADNEWKIINNLAVVTPKKAAL